In one Silene latifolia isolate original U9 population chromosome 10, ASM4854445v1, whole genome shotgun sequence genomic region, the following are encoded:
- the LOC141607826 gene encoding uncharacterized protein LOC141607826: protein MKWGMDIVGKLPVALGQRVFILAMTDYFSKWIEADSFRQVTEKEVISFIRKNIIFRLAFCTEWNINLVTSTPGYPKANGQAESSNKVVISCLKMKLKRKRGRWAEELSLVLWADRTTPKTSTSQTPYSFMYGCEVVIPA from the exons atgaaatggggcatggacatagtaggaaaaTTACCAGTAGCTCTAGGCCAGAGAGTATTCATACTAgccatgactgactacttctccaaatggatagaggctgaTTCATTCAGGCAGGTCACTGAGAAAGAAGTAATATCTTTTATTAGGAAAAATATCATTTTCAG ACTGGCTTTTTGCActgaatggaatatcaacctggtaacgtcAACCCCTGGCTATCCAAAAGcaaatggccaggctgaatcaagtAACAAAGTGGTCATTAGCTGCCTAAAAATGAAGTTGAAGAGAAAACGAGGCAGATGGGCAGAAGAGCTctcattagtactatgggcagacaggacaactccaaaaacttCAACtagccaaacaccttactctttTATGTATGGCTGTGAAGTAGTTATCCCTGCATAA
- the LOC141607827 gene encoding uncharacterized protein LOC141607827, translating into METDQVILDSEYPESADVITQKLNIDSYFKPVQQKRRKIVPEIKLIINEEVDKLLDMGMIREVMYPEWLANVVVVQKKNGKWRVYVDYTDLNKACPKDTFPLPHIDAMVDATAGHEMQKFMDASRKFLGYMVTKRSIEASPEQIKAILELQSPRSVKDIQKLTGRVAALNRFISRSSKRCKTFYSLLRKNKQFHWTPEHEAAFQDLKFYLSSPPLLVKPEKGEPLSVYLSVTNIAVSAVLVKEQEGRMAKWSVQLSTYDITFEPGTAIKSRALVDFVADFSPNLESDLAKEVNHLENETSDQEWTLFTDGASNVRGIGLGLVLKSPQGDITAEAVSCEFKATNNEAEYEALTAGLKADALASLGSNFTPAIFDKILIVHLLELAISKPEQVNPVSIDNNSWTKPYYEWFL; encoded by the exons ATGGAAACGGATCAGGTAATCCTTGATTCTGAATACCCTGAAAG cgcagATGTTATCACTCAAAAGCTCAATATTGACTCAtattttaagcctgtacagcagaaaagACGAAAAATCGTGCCTGAAATAAAGTTGATCATCAATGAGGAGGTAGACAAGCTCTTGGACATGGGCATGATAAGGGAAGttatgtaccctgaatggctagcaaaCGTGGTTGTCgtgcaaaagaagaatggcaaatggagagtctatGTAGATTACACTGACTTGAACAAAGCCTGCCCTAAAGATacattccctctaccacacattgatgccatggtagacgcaacagcAGGGCACGAGATGCAaaaattcatggatgcttcca GGAAGTTCCTAGGCTACATGGTAACAAAAAGGAGCATAGAAGCTAGTCCAGAACAAATTAAAGCCATACTCGAGTTACAGTCACCCAGGTCTGTTAAAGACATCCAGAAGCTGACAGGTAGGGtggcagccctgaacaggttcatatcCAGATCTTCTAAgaggtgtaaaacattttacagCCTGCTCAGAAAGAATAAACAGTTCCATTGGACACCTGAACACGAAGCAGCCTTCCAAGACCTAAAGTTTTACCTTTCGTCTCCACCTTTACTTGTCAAGCCAGAAAAAGGAGAACCCctgtcagtatacctatctgtGACTAACATAGCAGTAAGTGCAGTTCTGGTGAAGGAACAAGAAG gcaggatggccaaatggtcagtccaaCTTAGTACCTATGATATTACCTTTGAACCCGGGACAGCAATTAAATCACGGGCCTTagtagactttgtggctgatttcagccctaacctagaatcaGACCTGGCTAAAGAAGTTAACCATTTAGAAAATGAAACatcagaccaggaatggaccctGTTCACAGATGGAGCATCCAATGTACGGGGTatagggttaggattagtgcttaaatcACCACAAGGGGACATAACAGCTGAGGCTGTGAGTTGTGAATTCAAGGCTACTAATAATGAAGCAGAATACGAAGCCCTCACAGCAGGACTCAAG GCTGATGCTCTAGCCAGCCTTGGCTCAAACTTTACCCCTGCTATTTTTGATAAAATACTTATAGTCCATTTACTTGAACTTGCTATTAGCAAACCTGAACAGGTGAATCCTGTCAGTATTGACAATAATTcatggactaaaccctattatgagtGGTTCCTATGA